In the genome of Delphinus delphis chromosome 15, mDelDel1.2, whole genome shotgun sequence, one region contains:
- the RBPJL gene encoding recombining binding protein suppressor of hairless-like protein, which yields MDPVGADPSAHPGPLTHLSLPDSSEARPQSGADGRSLPDSWTRSSPEPAAVLREGVRQCLQQQCEQTVRILHAKVAQKSYGNEKRFFCPPPCVYLAGPGWRVKPVQGQAHQAGETGPIVCGYMGLDGASGSAAETQKLNFEEQPDSREFGCAKTLYISDADKRKHFRLVLRLVLRGGRELGTFHSRLIKVISKPSQKKQSLKNTDLCISSGSKVSLFNRLRSQTVSTRYLSVENGDFVASARQWAAFTLHLADEHCSQGDFPPREGYVHYGSLVQLICTVTGITLPPMIIRKVAKQCALLDVDEPISQLHKCAFQFPGGPPGGGGTYLCLATEKVVQFQASPCPKEANKAVLNDSSCWTIIGTESVEFSFSTSLACTREPVTPVPLISTLELSGGGDVATLELHGENLHAGLKVWFGEVEAETMYRSPRSLVCVVPDIAAFGSDWRWLRTPITVPVSLVRADGLFYPSAFSFTYTPEYSVRSGPPGASAPAADADALLESIHHEFTRTNFHLFIQT from the exons ATGGACCCTGTGGGGGCAG ACCCCTCAGCGCACCCAGGCCCTCTGACTCACCTAAGCCTGCCGGACAGCTCGGAGGCGCGGCCGCAGAGCGGAGCCGACGGGCGGAGCCTCCCGGACAGTTGGACCAG GTCATCCCCAGAGCCCGCCGCGGTCCTGAGGGAAGGTGTGCGCCAGTGCCTACAGCAACAGTGCGAGCAGACGGTGCGGATCCTGCACGCCAAGGTGGCCCAGAAATCATATGGAAATGAGAAGCG GTTCTTCTGCCCCCCGCCCTGTGTCTACCTCGCAGGTCCCGGATGGAGGGTGAAGCCAGTGCAGGGCCAAG CCCACCAGGCAGGGGAGACCGGGCCCATCGTCTGCGGTTACATGGGACTGGACGGCGCGTCCGGCAGCGCTGCCGAGACGCAGAAGTTGAATTTCGAAGAGCAGCCGGACTCCAGG GAATTCGGTTGCGCCAAGACCCTGTATATCTCGGACGCAGACAAGAGGAAGCACTTCCGGCTGGTGCTGCGGCTAGTGCTCCGAGGGGGGCGGGAGCTGGGCACTTTCCACAGCCGCCTCATCAAGGTCATCTCCAAGCCCTCGCAGAAGAAGCAGTCGCTGAAAAACACCGATC TGTGCATATCCTCGGGCTCAAAGGTCTCCCTCTTCAACCGCCTGCGCTCCCAGACGGTCTCCACGCGCTACCTCTCTGTGGAGAATGGGGACTTCGTGGCCAGTGCGCGCCAGTGGGCTGCCTTCACTCTCCACCTGG CTGATGAACACTGTTCCCAGGGAGACTTCCCGCCTCGAGAGGGCTATGTCCACTACGGCTCCCTGGTGCAGCTGATCTGCACGGTCACGGGCATCACACTACCTCCAATG ATCATCCGCAAAGTAGCTAAACAGTGTGCACTCCTCGACGTGGATGAGCCCATCTCCCAGCTGCACAAGTGTGCATTCCAGTTCCCAGGTGGTCCTCCAGGAGGAGGTGGCACCTACTTATGTCTCGCCACAGAGAAGGTGGTGCAGTTTCAG gcctccccctgccccaaggAGGCGAACAAGGCGGTGCTCAATGACAGCTCTTGCTGGACCATCATCGGCACCGAGTCAGTGGAATTCTCCTTCAGCACCAGCCTGGCGTGTACCCGGGAGCCTGTCACTCCGGTGCCCCTCATCAGCACCCTGGAG CTGAGTGGCGGGGGCGATGTGGCAACACTGGAGCTCCACGGTGAAAACCTCCACGCGGGGCTCAAGGTTTGGTTCGGGGAAGTGGAGGCCGAAACCATGTACAG GAGCCCGCGGTCCCTCGTGTGCGTGGTACCAGACATAGCCGCCTTCGGCAGCGACTGGCGCTGGCTGCGCACACCCATCACAGTGCCCGTGAGCCTCGTGCGTGCCGACGGCCTCTTCTACCCCAGCGCCTTCTCCTTCACCTACACCCCGGAGTACAGCGTGCGGTCCGGGCCTCCGGGTGCCTCTGCGCCCGCCGCCGACGCCGATGCGCTCCTGGAGAGCATCCACCACGAGTTTACACGCACCAACTTCCACCTCTTCATCCAGACGTAG
- the MATN4 gene encoding matrilin-4, which produces MRGRLCSQLPMFLLLLQPWETQLQFAGPRCRTGPLDLVFVIDSSRSVRPFEFQTMRQFLVSLLRSLDVGPNATRVGVIQYSSQVQSVFPLGTFSRREDMERAIRTLVPLAQGTMTGLAIQYAMNVAFSVAEGARPPEARVPRVAVIVTDGRPQDRVAEVAAQARARGIEIYAVGVQRADVASLRAMASPPLDEHVFLVESFDRIQEFGLQFQRRLCRKDLCAEGGHGCQHQCVSSPGTFHCACNPGYRLAADDKSCLALDLCTEGTHGCEHHCVSSPGFYFCRCRAGFVLQQDQRSCRAIDHCSFGNHSCQHECVSTFGGPRCRCRGGYNLLPDGRSCQAQDLCNGVDHGCEFQCVSEGFSYRCLCPERWQLQADGKSCSRCQEGHVDLVLLVDGSKSVRPQNFELVKRFVNQIVDFLDVSPEGTRVGLVQFSSRVRTEFPLGRYGTAAEVKQAVLAVEYMERGTMTGLALRHMVEHSFSEAQGARPRALNVPRVGLVFTDGRSQDDVSVWAARAKEEGIVMYAVGVGKAVEEELREIASEPAELHVSYSPDFSTMTHLLENLKGSICPEEGISAGTELRSPCECESLVEFQGRTLGALESLSQNLAQLTARLEDVENQLATQK; this is translated from the exons ATGAGGGGGCGTCTATGCTCGCAGCTGCCCATGTTCCTGCTCCTTCTCCAGCCCTGGGAAACCCAGCTCCAGTTCGCAG GTCCCAGGTGCCGTACTGGGCCCCTGGATTTGGTGTTCGTGATTGACAGCTCGCGCAGTGTGCGCCCCTTCGAGTTCCAGACGATGCGGCAGTTCCTGGTGAGCCTCCTCCGCAGCTTGGACGTGGGGCCCAACGCCACGCGCGTCGGCGTGATCCAGTATTCGAGTCAAGTGCAGAGCGTCTTCCCGCTCGGAACCTTCTCACGCCGCGAGGATATGGAGCGCGCCATCCGCACTCTAGTGCCACTGGCGCAGGGCACCATGACCGGGCTGGCAATCCAGTACGCCATGAACGTGGCCTTCAGTGTGGCCGAGGGCGCGCGCCCGCCGGAGGCGCGCGTGCCGCGCGTCGCTGTAATCGTGACCGACGGGCGGCCCCAGGATCGTGTGGCCGAAGTGGCGGCGCAGGCGCGCGCCCGCGGCATCGAGATCTATGCCGTGGGGGTTCAGCGCGCTGACGTGGCCTCCCTGCGCGCCATGGCGTCCCCCCCGCTGGACGAGCACGTCTTCCTCGTCGAGTCCTTCGACCGTATCCAGGAATTTGGCCTTCAGTTCCAGCGCCGGCTGTGTC GAAAGGACCTGTGTGCTGAGGGGGGACACGGCTGCCAGCACCAATGTGTCAGCTCCCCCGGCACGTTCCACTGTGCCTGCAACCCCGGCTACCGGCTAGCAGCAGATGACAAGAGCTGTTTGG CCCTCGACCTGTGCACTGAAGGGACCCATGGCTGTGAGCATCACTGCGTCAGCTCCCCGGGCTTCTATTTCTGTCGCTGCCGAGCTGGCTTTGTACTCCAGCAGGACCAGAGGAGCTGCAGGG CCATTGACCACTGCAGCTTTGGGAACCACAGCTGCCAGCATGAGTGTGTTAGCACCTTTGGTGGGCCACGGTGCCGCTGCAGAGGGGGCTACAACTTGCTGCCCGACGGCAGGAGCTGTCAGG CCCAGGACCTTTGCAACGGCGTAGACCATGGATGCGAGTTCCAGTGCGTGAGTGAGGGCTTCTCCTACCGCTGCCTGTGCCCTGAGCGGTGGCAGCTCCAGGCAGATGGCAAGAGCTGCAGCC GGTGCCAGGAAGGCCACGTGGACCTGGTTCTGCTCGTCGATGGCTCCAAGAGCGTGCGTCCGCAGAACTTCGAGCTGGTGAAGCGCTTCGTGAACCAGATCGTGGACTTCCTGGACGTGTCCCCGGAAGGCACGCGCGTGGGGCTGGTGCAGTTCTCCAGCCGCGTGCGCACCGAGTTCCCACTGGGCCGCTACGGCACGGCGGCCGAGGTGAAGCAGGCGGTCCTGGCTGTGGAGTATATGGAGCGCGGCACCATGACCGGGCTTGCGCTGCGCCACATGGTGGAGCACAGCTTTTCAGAGGCGCAGGGCGCGCGGCCCCGGGCGCTCAACGTGCCCCGCGTGGGCCTGGTCTTCACCGACGGCCGCTCCCAGGATGACGTCTCAGTGTGGGCGGCGCGCGCCAAGGAGGAAG GCATCGTCATGTACGCCGTGGGCGTAGGCAAGGCGGTGGAGGAGGAGCTGCGAGAGATCGCCTCGGAGCCAGCGGAGCTGCACGTGTCCTACTCCCCCGACTTCAGCACCATGACGCACCTGCTGGAGAACCTCAAAGGCAGCATCTGCCCGG AGGAGGGCATCAGCGCGGGGACAGAGCTTCGGAGCCCCTGCGAGTGCGAAAGTCTTGTGGAGTTCCAGGGCCGCACGCTGGGGGCGCTCGAGAGTCTGTCGCAGAAT ctggcccagctgacGGCGCGCCTGGAGGATGTGGAGAACCAACTGGCCACCCAGAAGTGA